A portion of the Citrobacter rodentium NBRC 105723 = DSM 16636 genome contains these proteins:
- the pepA gene encoding leucyl aminopeptidase, with protein MEFSVKSGSPEKQRSACIVVGVFEPRRLSPIAEQLDKISDGYISALLRRGELEGKPGQTLLLHHVPNVLSERILLIGCGKERELDERQYKQVIQKTINTLNDTGSMEAVCFLTELHVKGRNNYWKVRQAVETAKETLYSFDQLKTTKSEPRRPLRKMVFNVPTRRELTSGERAIQHGLAIAAGIKAAKDLGNMPPNICNAAYLASQARQLADSYSKNVITRVIGEQQMRELGMCSYLAVGHGSQNESLMSVIEYKGNPDEDARPIVLVGKGLTFDSGGISIKPAEGMDEMKYDMCGAAAVYGVMRMVAELQLPLNVIGVLAGCENMPGGRAYRPGDVLTTMSGQTVEVLNTDAEGRLVLCDVLTYVERFEPEAVIDVATLTGACVIALGHHITGLMSNHNPLAHELIGASEQAGDRAWRLPLGDEFQEQLESNFADMANIGGRPGGAITAGCFLSRFTRKYNWAHLDIAGTAWRSGKAKGATGRPVALLSQFLLNRAGLNGDE; from the coding sequence ATGGAGTTTAGTGTAAAAAGCGGTAGCCCGGAGAAACAGCGGAGTGCCTGCATCGTCGTGGGCGTCTTTGAACCACGCCGCCTTTCTCCGATTGCAGAACAGCTCGATAAAATCAGCGACGGGTACATCAGTGCCCTGCTGCGCCGTGGCGAACTGGAAGGAAAACCGGGACAAACCTTATTGCTGCACCATGTTCCCAACGTTCTCTCCGAGCGTATTCTCCTTATTGGCTGCGGCAAAGAGCGCGAGCTGGATGAACGTCAGTATAAGCAGGTTATTCAGAAAACGATAAATACTCTTAATGATACCGGCTCGATGGAAGCCGTCTGCTTTCTGACCGAACTGCACGTTAAAGGCCGCAATAACTACTGGAAAGTGCGCCAGGCCGTGGAAACGGCGAAAGAAACCCTTTACAGCTTCGATCAGCTGAAGACCACCAAAAGCGAGCCGCGTCGCCCGCTGCGTAAAATGGTCTTCAACGTGCCGACCCGCCGCGAACTGACCAGCGGCGAACGCGCCATCCAGCACGGTCTGGCGATTGCCGCCGGAATCAAAGCGGCGAAAGATCTGGGCAACATGCCGCCAAACATCTGTAACGCCGCCTACCTCGCTTCACAGGCGCGCCAGTTGGCCGACAGCTACAGTAAAAACGTGATTACCCGGGTGATTGGCGAACAGCAGATGCGCGAGCTGGGGATGTGTTCCTATCTCGCGGTGGGCCACGGTTCGCAAAACGAATCGCTGATGTCGGTCATCGAGTACAAAGGCAACCCGGATGAAGACGCTCGCCCCATCGTGCTGGTTGGCAAAGGCTTAACCTTTGACTCTGGCGGCATCTCCATCAAGCCAGCCGAAGGCATGGACGAAATGAAGTACGACATGTGCGGCGCGGCGGCGGTCTACGGGGTGATGCGCATGGTCGCGGAACTGCAGCTGCCGCTGAACGTCATCGGCGTACTGGCAGGGTGTGAAAACATGCCGGGCGGACGCGCTTACCGTCCGGGCGACGTGCTGACCACCATGTCCGGCCAGACCGTGGAAGTGCTGAACACCGACGCGGAAGGCCGTCTGGTGCTCTGCGACGTGCTGACCTACGTGGAGCGTTTCGAACCGGAAGCGGTTATTGACGTCGCGACCCTGACCGGCGCCTGCGTCATTGCGCTGGGCCATCATATTACCGGCCTGATGTCGAACCATAATCCGCTGGCGCATGAGCTTATCGGCGCGTCTGAACAGGCCGGAGATCGCGCGTGGCGTCTGCCGCTGGGCGATGAGTTCCAGGAGCAACTGGAGTCCAATTTTGCCGATATGGCGAACATTGGCGGACGTCCAGGCGGGGCGATTACCGCAGGCTGTTTCCTGTCGCGCTTTACCCGTAAATACAACTGGGCGCACCTGGACATCGCCGGTACGGCCTGGCGCTCCGGAAAAGCCAAAGGCGCAACCGGGCGGCCGGTGGCGCTGCTGTCACAGTTCCTGCTCAATCGCGCCGGGCTTAACGGCGACGAATAA
- the holC gene encoding DNA polymerase III subunit chi — protein sequence MRNATFYLLDNDNTADGLSAVEQLVCEIAAERWRSGKRVLIACENEQQALRLDEALWARPAESFVPHNLAGEGPRGGAPVEIAWPEKRNSSPRDLLISLRVGFADFATAFTEVIDFVPYEDSLKQSARERYKAYRVAGFNLNTATWK from the coding sequence ATGAGAAACGCAACGTTCTACCTTCTGGACAATGACAACACCGCAGATGGCCTGAGCGCCGTCGAGCAACTGGTGTGTGAAATTGCCGCAGAACGTTGGCGCAGCGGCAAGCGCGTACTGATCGCCTGCGAAAATGAACAGCAGGCGCTGCGCCTTGACGAAGCGCTGTGGGCCAGGCCTGCGGAAAGCTTCGTGCCGCACAATCTGGCCGGGGAAGGCCCGCGCGGCGGCGCGCCGGTCGAAATCGCCTGGCCGGAAAAACGCAACAGCAGCCCGCGCGATTTGCTGATTAGCCTGCGCGTCGGCTTTGCAGATTTTGCCACCGCTTTCACAGAAGTGATAGACTTCGTTCCTTACGAAGATTCTCTGAAACAATCGGCGCGCGAACGCTATAAAGCCTACCGCGTGGCTGGTTTTAACCTGAATACGGCAACCTGGAAATAA